Proteins encoded together in one Triticum dicoccoides isolate Atlit2015 ecotype Zavitan chromosome 7B, WEW_v2.0, whole genome shotgun sequence window:
- the LOC119335412 gene encoding uncharacterized protein LOC119335412, whose amino-acid sequence MGSGLSHNHRSSVAPQQQPSSARVIAADGSLTEFVVSSPVSVSDVLGGNASGPFFLCSSDALYFDEDVPALGGGELLRPGELLPVTMLGRPLSSADMAAMAVRASEALAARARPRGRGAGIRKVRVTPVHAEGGRGDVDAQVNAKLNERTLGEYSATASTSPAKIGKKAAVAAFPPARKALKTLSTIEEDAE is encoded by the coding sequence ATGGGATCAGGTCTCTCTCACAACCACCGGAGCAGCGTCGCGCCTCAGCAGCAGCCGTCGTCGGCCCGCGTCATCGCCGCCGACGGCTCGCTGACGGAGTTCGTCGTCTCCTCGCCTGTCAGCGTCTCCGACGTCCTCGGCGGCAATGCGAGCGGCCCCTTCTTCCTGTGCAGCTCCGACGCGCTCTACTTCGACGAGGACGTGCCGGCGCTCGGCGGCGGCGAGCTGCTCCGTCCCGGCGAGCTGCTCCCCGTCACGATGCTCGGGCGGCCCCTGTCGAGCGCCGACATGGCGGCCATGGCGGTGCGGGCGAGCGAGGCGCTggcggcgagagcgcggccgcgtGGGCGCGGCGCCGGCATCAGGAAGGTGCGCGTCACGCCGGTGCACGCCGAGGGCGGGCGCGGCGACGTGGACGCCCAGGTCAACGCGAAGCTGAACGAGAGGACCCTCGGGGAGTACTCTGCGACTGCTTCGACTAGCCCGGCGAAAATTGGCAAGAAGGCTGCCGTGGCGGCATttccgccggcgaggaaggcgcttaAGACGCTGAGCACCATAGAAGAAGATGCGGAGTGA